A stretch of Fusarium poae strain DAOMC 252244 chromosome 2, whole genome shotgun sequence DNA encodes these proteins:
- a CDS encoding hypothetical protein (SECRETED:SignalP(1-19)), giving the protein MAIHRVLALVSLWLGLAAAIPSSHIYKRSVSSQPLPPSEDPWYSAPDGYEDEEPGTVLRLRPAPGNLTAIVGNSSAIYNVLYRTTDSQYKATWAVTTLYVPKLGANSTAARVFNQSAVISYQVPYDSADVDASPSYTAYSSGGTDLFNLALGLGVFLNVPDYEGPLASFTAGVISGHATLDSIRAVLSLGLGLNTTSSRVALWGYSGGALASEWASELAVQYAPDLQETVVGAAIGGITPNITAVVESISGKDAAGLAPSGILGITSQYPEVQKYVISKLKTEGPQNKTGFLAVENFTVEEAGAAYAGVDIFDFFEDGMDLFRDPKVLKVINRDGIMGYHGVPQWPIFAYQAVHDEISPIANTDKLIERYCAVGANILYQRNSVGTHAQEFVLSAAPAIQWLATVLTGQYASVYKTEGCTIQNVTRNSTAIPLRKRNVPNGVFSLW; this is encoded by the coding sequence ATGGCCATTCATCGTGTTCTGGCTCTTGTCAGCCTTTGGTTAGGCCTCGCTGCAGCTATCCCTTCATCTCACATCTACAAACGATCTGTATCTTCTCAACCTCTGCCACCAAGTGAAGATCCATGGTATTCTGCTCCCGACGGCTACGAAGATGAGGAACCCGGCACTGTGCTTCGTCTACGTCCTGCACCTGGAAACCTGACCGCCATCGTCGGCAACAGCTCTGCCATCTACAATGTCCTTTACCGCACAACTGACAGCCAGTACAAAGCCACATGGGCTGTCACAACGCTCTATGTTCCCAAGCTAGGAGCGAACAGTACTGCTGCTCGTGTATTCAACCAGAGTGCTGTTATTTCGTACCAGGTACCCTACGACTCGGCTGATGTCGACGCCAGTCCTAGCTATACCGCCTATTCTTCCGGTGGCACTGACCTGTTCAATCTCGCTTTGGGTCTGGGCGTCTTTCTCAACGTACCTGACTATGAAGGTCCATTGGCTTCCTTCACCGCTGGTGTCATCTCTGGACACGCAACTCTTGATTCCATTCGCGCCGTTCTTTCTCTAGGCCTTGGTCTTAACACTACCTCTTCCCGTGTTGCGCTCTGGGGATACTCCGGAGGCGCATTGGCCAGCGAATGGGCTTCTGAGCTGGCAGTGCAATATGCACCCGACCTCCAAGAAACTGTTGTCGGTGCTGCCATTGGCGGTATAACACCCAACATCACTGCTGTGGTGGAGAGTATCTCCGGGAAAGACGCTGCAGGCTTAGCACCCAGTGGAATTCTTGGAATCACAAGCCAGTACCCCGAAGTGCAGAAGTATGTCATCTCCAAGCTCAAGACCGAGGGGCCTCAGAACAAGACCGGGTTCCTGGCTGTAGAGAACTTCACTGTTGAGGAAGCCGGCGCCGCATATGCCGGGGTTGATATCTTTGACTTTTTTGAAGACGGCATGGATTTATTCCGCGATCCCAAGGTTTTGAAGGTTATCAACCGTGATGGCATAATGGGTTATCATGGCGTCCCTCAATGGCCTATCTTTGCCTACCAAGCTGTCCACGACGAGATCAGTCCCATTGCCAACACCGACAAGTTGATTGAGAGATACTGCGCCGTTGGAGCTAACATCTTGTACCAGCGCAACTCTGTTGGAACACACGCTCAGGAATTTGTTCTCAGCGCTGCTCCTGCTATTCAGTGGTTGGCAACTGTTCTAACAGGCCAGTACGCAAGCGTGTACAAGACTGAGGGATGTACTATTCAGAACGTAACAAGAAACAGTACTGCAATTCccttgaggaagaggaatgTACCGAACGGCGTCTTTAGCCTGTGGTAG
- a CDS encoding hypothetical protein (TransMembrane:1 (i265-284o)) — protein sequence MASTQQTDTTPSSTQDDGLKIIHAGLYRTATKSMTEAYRILGYNAHHALDNVFEVPWSSLEKAAEATWPHLAQLPEYTYKSPDGSAAPRPPFNRNDWQSIWGQYDVATDVASTFVPELIKAYPDAKVVVVQRKFESWWPSYKSELLQTLYSTTALQRFIAWHILRFRAPQAMMKIHAGFFGASEYSLEAVESRARDAYEEYYRKVREAVPLESGRRLDYNLGDGWEPLCEFLGKDVPDVPFPRVNDRADHSAMVKRNNRKMMMDVLKVIGPVVAVAVGVAFYYWR from the coding sequence ATGGCATCAACACAACAAACGGATACCACACCGTCTAGCACCCAAGATGATGGTCTAAAAATCATCCATGCGGGGTTATACCGCACAGCCACGAAGTCTATGACAGAGGCTTACCGCATTTTGGGCTACAACGCCCATCACGCTCTCGACAACGTCTTTGAAGTCCCTTGGTCCAGTCTCGAGAAAGCAGCTGAAGCGACATGGCCTCACCTCGCACAACTCCCAGAATACACCTACAAGAGCCCAGATGGAAGTGCAGCACCTCGACCACCGTTCAACAGAAACGATTGGCAGAGTATCTGGGGCCAGTACGACGTCGCTACTGATGTCGCATCCACCTTTGTGCCGGAACTTATCAAAGCGTATCCTGATGCCAAAGTCGTCGTTGTCCAGAGGAAGTTCGAGAGTTGGTGGCCATCGTATAAATCGGAATTGTTACAAACTCTCTACAGTACCACCGCTTTGCAACGCTTCATTGCATGGCATATCTTGCGCTTTCGTGCACCGCAAGCCATGATGAAAATACATGCAGGTTTCTTCGGTGCAAGCGAGTACTCGCTTGAAGCTGTCGAATCAAGAGCGAGAGACGCATACGAGGAGTATTATCGGAAAGTTCGCGAGGCTGTGCCTTTGGAGAGTGGAAGGCGGCTGGATTACAATCTCGGAGATGGATGGGAGCCGCTATGTGAGTTCCTTGGGAAGGACGTTCCAGATGTGCCATTCCCAAGAGTGAATGATCGCGCTGATCATAGTGCAATGGTAAAGAGGAATAACCgtaagatgatgatggatgtgCTGAAAGTCATTGGCCCTGTCGTTGCAGTTGCCGTTGGTGTTGCTTTCTACTACTGGAGGTAG
- a CDS encoding hypothetical protein (TransMembrane:12 (i50-76o88-105i117-136o142-164i176-199o205-225i276-301o321-341i362-381o387-414i435-455o461-480i)), with the protein MVDVKQNPLGPEFDTELAIIRATHPDPYLIAFNDLDSDNPKNWPERRKWAVTNVLSVTGFNRILVSTVMAPALSVIAKDLDMTPTQSVMALSIYLLATAFGPLVIGPLSEVYGRKTILHISNIWFLVWNVACGFANTKELLIGARFLAGFGASAVYALGGGVLGDIWRPDQRGKSLGWYMVIPLVGAAVGPIIGGFMTYRVTWRWMFWSTSLFQVAMAALSFTTFQETYAPAILKQRAKRLRKETGEPYYTDAERTEGELPLTKVLGQAMSRPLRLLAFHPIIQVAAVISALGYGLLYIVLSSFAELWAQHYGQSVEISGLHYIACALGELLGSQLGAPLMDYWFHKMERRSGGQHLPEHRVPLMLMFAFVAPIGFVVYGWCAEYRVHWAWVDVAMCITMFGMQIAGMPLQAYLMDSYPDHTSSAIAAQQFPRSLAAFLFPLFTPQMYAALGYGWGNSALALVKLALGIAAPIMLWKYGARLRARATSSL; encoded by the exons ATGGTCGATGTAAAGCAAAACCCTCTCGGACCCGAGTTCGATACTGAACTCGCTATCATCAGAGCGACTCATCCCGACCCATATCtaatcgccttcaatgatcTCGACAGCGACAACCCCAAGAACTGGCCTGAGCGTCGCAAATGGGCTGTCACGAATGTTCTTTCGGTAACTGGGTTTAACCGCATCCTCGTGTCGACAGTCATGGCTCCCGCACTGTCGGTTATCGCAAAGGACTTGGACATGACGCCGACACAGTCAGTGATGGCATTGAGTATTTATCTTTTGGCGACCGCCTTTGGGCCTCTCGTTATTGGGCCTCTGTCCGAAGTTTACGGGCGTAAAACCATCCTGCACATCTCTAACATCTGGTTtcttgtatggaatgtcgCTTGCGGCTTTGCAAACACCAAAGAGTTACTGATCGGTGCGAGGTTTCTTGCTGGGTTTGGAGCGAGTGCTGTCTACGCCCTTGGAGGTGGTGTTCTGGGGGATATCTGGCGCCCAGATCAGCGTGGAAAGTCACTAGGTTGGTATATGGTCATTCCTTTGGTGGGTGCTGCAGTCG GTCCTATCATTGGCGGGTTTATGACCTACAGGGTCACATGGAGATGGATGTTCTGGTCAACATCTCTTTTCCAAGTAGCCATGGCCGCTCTTTCATTCACTACTTTCCAAGAAACATATGCACCGGCGATTCTGAAGCAGCGAGCTAAGAGGTTACGCAAAGAAACTGGCGAACCATATTACACAGACGCAGAGCGCACTGAAGGGGAGTTGCCGTTGACAAAGGTTCTTGGTCAAGCCATGAGTCGTCCTCTGCGCCTACTAGCATTCCATCCAATCATCCAAGTCGCAGCTGTTATCTCAGCCCTTGGCTATGGCCTTCTATACATTGTGCTTTCTAGCTTTGCAGAGCTCTGGGCTCAGCATTATGGACAATCTGTTGAGATCAGTGGCTTGCATTACATCGCATGCGCACTCGGAGAACTTCTCGGATCACAACTCGGTGCGCCGCTTATGGACTATTGGTTCCACAAAATGGAACGTCGGTCAGGAGGCCAGCACCTCCCAGAGCACAGAGTTCCCTTGATGCTCATGTTTGCTTTTGTGGCACCAATCGGGTTCGTTGTTTACGGTTGGTGCGCTGAGTACCGAGTCCACTGGGCTTGGGTTGACGTCGCCATGTGTATCACAATGTTTGGTATGCAAATCGCGGGGATGCCGTTGCAAGCATATCTCATGGATTCGTATCCAGATCATACCTCTAGTGCCATTGCAGCGCAGCAATTTCCTCGCAGTTTGGCAGCTTTTCTGTTCCCTCTTTTTACCCCTCAGATGTATGCTGCACTGGGGTATGGATGGGGAAATAGTGCTTTGGCTTTAGTCAAGTTGGCTCTGGGAATAGCTGCACCGATCATGCTGTGGAAGTACGGTGCCAGGTTGAGAGCACGGGCGACGTCGAGTCTTTGA
- a CDS encoding hypothetical protein (TransMembrane:3 (n7-15c20/21o30-47i54-74o80-97i)) translates to MAEHPSFTLAALLAAGGTAGYMRTRSTPSLVAGVGLGVSYAYAGYLLKNNKDYGSELALANSVLLTGSAVPRIIKTGGRAPVPIILGAVGGLATYYYQKKFREFRYGV, encoded by the exons ATGGCTGAGCACCCTTCTTTCACTCTCGCTGCCCTCT TGGCTGCCGGTGGCACTGCAGGTTACATGCGCACGCGCTCTACTCCTTCTCTCGTGGCTGGTGTTGGACTGGGTGTTTCTTATGCCTATGCTG GATACCTcctcaagaacaacaaggaCTACGGTTCTGAGCTTGCGCTGGCAAACAGCGTCCTCTTGACTGGATCTGCTGTTCCGAGAATCATCAAGACTGGTGGCCGAGCACCTGTTCCCATCATTCTTGGTGCAGTAGGTGGACTCGCTACGTATTATTATCAGAAGAAGTTCCGCGAATTCCGGTATGGTGTTTGA